CCGTGATGCACGGCGTGGAAACCGCCTGCCGCCAGCACGGCTACAGCCTGGTGGTGTGCAACACCGACCGCGACGACGAGCAGGAGCGCCAGCACCTGGCCAACCTGCGCTCGTACAACATCGAAGGCCTGATCGTGAACACCCTCGGCCATCACCTGGACGAGTTGCGCGAACTGCACCGGGAAATGCCCATGGTCCTGGTGGACCGCAAGGTCGAGCACCTGCACAGCGACCTGGTCGGCCTGGATAACGCGCAGGCCGTGCGCAGCGCCATCGAACATCTGCAAGAGCGCGGCTACCGCGATGTGCTGCTGGTCAGCGAACCCCACGACGGCACCAGCTCGCGGATCGAGCGCAGCGCCAGCTTCAAGGCGCAGATCGAGCAGCGCCCGGCCTTGCGCGGCGCGCAGGTGGAGACCGGCGCGGCGTTGACCCGGCAGTTGCAACAGTTCCTCGCCGCCCCCGGCCCCGGGCCGAAAGCCCTGTTCTGCGCCAACGGCGTCGCCGCCCTGGCCGCGACCCGGGCCTTGCGCGAGCTGGGCTGCCCGCTGTTCGACGAGATCGGCCTGATCGCCCTCGACGACCTCGACTGGTACCCGCTGGTGGGCGACGGCATCACGTCCCTTGCCCAACCCACCACACGGATCGGCGCCAGCGCCTTCGAGTGCCTGCTCAAGCGTTTGCGCGGCGACATCGAGCCGCTGCGGGTGCTGGACTTCGCCGCCGAGCTGATCGTGCGCGGTTCCACCCGCCAGCGCGGGGCTCCGTAACCACTGATCGACCCGCGAATCGCGGTGCTGTTGTAGCCGCTGCCAAGCACCAGCGAGGCTGCGATCGAGGCCGCAGGACTCGCCAGGCAGGCACCGCGTTTCCCCGGTTCCTGCGAGGAGGCAGATTTTGCGGCAACTGCGTTGCCGATCGCAGCCTCGCTGGTGCTCGGCAGCGGCTACAGGGAATCGCGGCGACAGGGAGCGCGCAGGCGTACAGACAGGAAGACGAGCTTCATTTTTTGGGGCTTTTTTTTGAGAAGAAATGAAACCGGTTTCAGAGGCCACAACAATGCATAGATCGCCTGTATCCATCAGCCTTTCCAGCTACGGCGCCGACTACGTGCGCGAGCAGGGCCAGGGCCGTTTCATCGAGGTGCTGGCCGCCGCCGGCGCGTCGCGCATCGAATGGCGCGAGGAACTGCTGACCGACGAAGACCCGGCCCAGCTGGCCGAGGCCGCCCGCG
This portion of the Pseudomonas sp. MRSN 12121 genome encodes:
- a CDS encoding LacI family DNA-binding transcriptional regulator, with protein sequence MNSFSAAQRSRVTMLDVAERAGVSKASVSRFIGDDRALLSDATAQRIEQAISELGYRPNQMARGLKRGRTRLIGMLVADIRNPYSIAVMHGVETACRQHGYSLVVCNTDRDDEQERQHLANLRSYNIEGLIVNTLGHHLDELRELHREMPMVLVDRKVEHLHSDLVGLDNAQAVRSAIEHLQERGYRDVLLVSEPHDGTSSRIERSASFKAQIEQRPALRGAQVETGAALTRQLQQFLAAPGPGPKALFCANGVAALAATRALRELGCPLFDEIGLIALDDLDWYPLVGDGITSLAQPTTRIGASAFECLLKRLRGDIEPLRVLDFAAELIVRGSTRQRGAP